In Saccharicrinis fermentans DSM 9555 = JCM 21142, a genomic segment contains:
- a CDS encoding N-acetylornithine carbamoyltransferase produces the protein MKRFLKVEDIGDLKKALQDAVEVKQNPYAFQELGKNKTIILVFFNSSLRTRLSTQKAAMNMGMNVMVLDINKDGWKLETEMGVVMDSDKPEHIKEAVPVIGQYCDMIGVRSFATFENKEDDYTEKVINQFIQYSGVPVISLESATRHPLQAFADLITIEEHKSKARPKVVLTWAPHPRALPQAVANSFAEWMKEADVEFVITHPKGYELAEEFTAGVEVEYDQRKAFEGADFIYAKNWSSFKQYGQVISQDKDWTVDEEKMALTNQAKFMHCLPVRRNMIVSDGVIESENSLVVQEAANRVVSAQTVIKRILESL, from the coding sequence ATGAAAAGATTTTTAAAAGTTGAAGATATAGGAGACCTAAAGAAAGCATTACAGGATGCCGTTGAAGTAAAACAAAACCCTTATGCTTTTCAAGAATTAGGAAAGAATAAAACCATCATACTGGTATTTTTCAACTCCAGCCTTCGTACACGTTTAAGCACACAAAAAGCTGCCATGAACATGGGCATGAATGTAATGGTACTTGACATCAACAAGGACGGTTGGAAACTAGAAACCGAAATGGGCGTGGTAATGGACAGCGACAAACCAGAACACATCAAGGAAGCTGTTCCGGTAATTGGACAATACTGTGATATGATTGGCGTTCGATCTTTTGCTACCTTTGAAAACAAAGAAGATGACTACACAGAGAAAGTCATCAATCAATTTATCCAGTATTCAGGTGTTCCTGTCATCAGTTTAGAATCTGCCACACGCCACCCTTTACAAGCTTTCGCTGATTTAATTACCATCGAAGAGCACAAATCTAAGGCGCGTCCAAAAGTAGTACTAACCTGGGCTCCCCACCCCCGTGCCCTCCCCCAGGCAGTAGCCAATTCATTTGCTGAATGGATGAAAGAAGCTGATGTGGAATTTGTTATCACCCACCCCAAAGGATATGAGTTAGCCGAAGAATTCACTGCTGGCGTTGAAGTAGAATACGATCAACGTAAAGCCTTCGAAGGTGCCGATTTTATATATGCCAAAAATTGGTCTTCCTTTAAACAATATGGACAGGTTATTTCACAGGACAAAGATTGGACAGTTGACGAAGAAAAAATGGCTTTGACCAACCAAGCCAAATTCATGCACTGCCTTCCTGTACGCAGAAACATGATTGTGAGCGATGGCGTAATCGAAAGCGAAAATTCACTAGTAGTACAGGAAGCTGCCAACAGAGTTGTTTCGGCACAAACCGTGATCAAAAGAATTTTAGAAAGTCTGTAA
- a CDS encoding glutamate-5-semialdehyde dehydrogenase, protein MQCLQQFEKVKEAARGLSRICKDDITALLNQLADEAEKNIPALLLANQKDLERMDKEDPRYDRLMLSKERIEAIASDIRNVAKLPFPIGEVLEEKTLDNGMTLQKVRVPLGVIGVIYEARPNVTFDVFSLCLQSGNACVLKGGSDANYSNKAIVALIHQVLEKQGLNPELLQLLPPDRSAANELMNAVGYVDILIPRGSQGLINSVRDNANIPVIETGAGIVHTYVDASANIEKASHIVANAKTRRPSVCNSLDCLVLHKSQLKELPSIMRELKAFDVEVFADDASFASLKDNYPPKLLQKATPASYGTEFLSNKMSIKTVDNLDEALNHIYTFSSKHSEAIVAEDSEAIARFFNEVDAAAVYANASTAFTDGAQFGLGAEIGISTQKLHARGPMALKELTSYKWLIKGNGNIRPA, encoded by the coding sequence ATGCAATGTTTACAACAGTTCGAAAAAGTTAAAGAAGCCGCACGCGGGTTGTCCAGAATATGTAAGGATGACATTACAGCCTTATTGAACCAATTGGCAGACGAAGCGGAGAAAAACATCCCTGCACTCCTACTGGCCAACCAAAAGGATTTGGAGCGTATGGACAAGGAAGACCCCAGATACGACCGTCTGATGCTAAGTAAGGAACGAATAGAAGCCATCGCCTCAGATATTCGCAACGTAGCCAAGCTTCCCTTTCCCATTGGCGAAGTACTGGAAGAAAAAACACTGGACAACGGCATGACTCTACAAAAAGTACGTGTCCCACTGGGTGTGATTGGTGTTATTTACGAAGCTCGTCCCAATGTAACTTTCGATGTTTTTTCACTTTGCCTGCAATCAGGAAATGCCTGTGTACTTAAAGGTGGTAGTGATGCAAATTATTCCAACAAGGCCATTGTTGCTTTAATTCATCAGGTATTAGAGAAACAAGGCTTGAATCCGGAGTTACTACAACTGTTACCACCAGACAGATCGGCAGCCAACGAGCTGATGAACGCAGTAGGATATGTGGATATACTCATCCCCAGAGGATCGCAGGGTCTTATTAATTCGGTTCGCGACAATGCCAATATTCCAGTCATCGAAACAGGTGCCGGTATCGTACATACCTATGTGGATGCGTCAGCCAACATTGAAAAAGCATCACATATTGTAGCCAATGCTAAAACCAGAAGACCGAGCGTATGTAATTCTCTAGACTGCTTGGTACTACACAAAAGCCAACTAAAAGAGCTACCATCGATCATGAGGGAGTTAAAAGCCTTTGACGTAGAAGTATTTGCCGACGATGCATCTTTTGCCAGTCTGAAGGATAATTATCCTCCTAAGCTATTGCAAAAAGCAACCCCAGCATCCTACGGAACAGAGTTCTTATCCAATAAAATGTCCATAAAAACGGTGGACAATTTAGACGAAGCGCTCAATCACATCTATACCTTTAGCTCCAAACACAGTGAAGCGATTGTAGCAGAAGACAGCGAAGCAATTGCACGATTCTTCAATGAAGTAGACGCTGCTGCTGTGTATGCAAATGCCTCCACAGCCTTCACCGACGGTGCTCAGTTTGGCCTGGGTGCCGAAATAGGTATCAGCACCCAAAAATTACATGCCCGTGGACCAATGGCACTAAAAGAACTAACTAGTTATAAGTGGTTGATCAAAGGAAATGGTAATATCCGTCCTGCATAA
- a CDS encoding M20 family metallo-hydrolase, which produces MKSIQTYSKEVIELLKKLIDTESLSRQEDQAADLMEFFLKEKKLSVNRKKNNVWVWASKRNSNKPTILLNSHLDTVKPSSKWTYPPFEATLEGDSLYGLGSNDAGGPLVSLLATFLLLSEKEQPYNLVYAATAEEEISGKNGVELILDELGTIDLGIIGEPTQMQMAVAEKGLLVLDCEAKGKSGHAARNEGLNAIYQALCDIEWFKTFQFPETSDLFGPVKMTVTQIQAGTQHNVVPDSCKFVVDVRLNEKYRNQQAADLIQSKVKCKVSPRSVRLNSSYIPLEHPVVQRGLELGRNYYGSPTTSDQALMTFNTLKIGPGDSARSHTADEYIRISEIEEGIKIYFQLLNDLQLDHYINDKIM; this is translated from the coding sequence ATGAAAAGCATCCAGACCTACAGTAAGGAAGTCATTGAACTGTTGAAAAAACTGATTGACACAGAATCATTAAGCAGGCAAGAGGACCAAGCAGCTGATTTAATGGAGTTTTTTTTAAAAGAAAAAAAACTGTCCGTTAATAGAAAAAAAAACAACGTGTGGGTTTGGGCGAGCAAAAGAAACAGCAACAAACCTACCATCCTGTTAAACTCTCATTTAGACACGGTAAAACCATCATCCAAATGGACCTATCCACCCTTTGAAGCAACATTAGAAGGCGATTCCCTTTATGGACTGGGAAGCAACGATGCAGGCGGTCCACTGGTTTCTTTGCTGGCTACTTTCTTGTTGTTATCAGAAAAAGAGCAACCCTATAATCTTGTCTACGCAGCAACCGCCGAAGAAGAAATATCGGGTAAAAATGGAGTAGAACTTATACTAGATGAGCTGGGCACTATAGATCTGGGTATTATTGGGGAGCCAACTCAAATGCAGATGGCAGTGGCCGAAAAAGGATTATTGGTATTAGACTGTGAAGCCAAAGGTAAATCAGGTCATGCTGCCCGAAATGAGGGACTCAATGCCATATACCAGGCCTTGTGCGATATTGAATGGTTTAAAACCTTCCAATTCCCTGAGACATCAGACCTTTTTGGCCCTGTAAAAATGACCGTTACACAGATACAAGCAGGCACTCAACACAATGTAGTCCCCGATAGCTGTAAATTTGTAGTGGACGTTCGCCTCAACGAAAAATACAGAAATCAACAGGCCGCCGACCTTATACAAAGCAAGGTAAAATGCAAGGTTAGCCCAAGGAGTGTACGCTTAAACAGCTCCTATATTCCCTTGGAACATCCAGTGGTTCAACGAGGATTAGAACTAGGTAGAAACTATTATGGTTCACCAACAACATCAGATCAAGCACTGATGACATTTAACACTTTAAAAATAGGACCCGGCGATTCTGCACGTTCCCACACCGCAGATGAGTATATCAGAATAAGCGAAATAGAAGAAGGAATTAAAATATACTTTCAATTATTAAATGACTTACAATTAGACCATTACATAAACGATAAAATCATGTGA
- the argB gene encoding acetylglutamate kinase, protein MQKITIVKVGGKVVETPESLQELLHDFAALQGHKILVHGGGRSATKIAKQLGIETQMVDGRRITDLETLKVVTMVYAGLVNKNIVASLQAKGVNSVGLTGADLNLITAIKRPVKDIDYGYVGDVKSVQIKELTTLIQRDVVPVIAPLTHDGKGNMLNTNADTMASSLASALTQEFDVQLIYCFEKKGVLSNPDDDDTVITNLTYKLFKQYQESGTIAAGMIPKLDNGFNALTNGVKKVMITNTQGLKEGIDTGTILTNES, encoded by the coding sequence ATGCAAAAAATAACCATCGTCAAAGTGGGAGGCAAAGTTGTTGAAACGCCAGAATCACTGCAAGAACTACTTCATGATTTCGCAGCCCTACAAGGACATAAAATACTGGTTCACGGAGGAGGTAGATCGGCAACCAAAATTGCAAAACAGCTGGGTATTGAAACGCAAATGGTCGACGGCAGAAGAATCACCGACCTGGAAACACTCAAAGTTGTAACCATGGTATATGCCGGTTTAGTCAACAAGAATATCGTTGCTTCATTGCAGGCCAAAGGAGTTAATTCTGTAGGCTTAACAGGTGCCGACCTCAATCTCATCACAGCCATTAAGCGCCCTGTTAAAGATATCGACTACGGTTACGTTGGCGATGTTAAGTCAGTACAGATTAAAGAACTAACTACATTGATCCAAAGGGATGTTGTACCAGTAATCGCCCCCTTAACACACGACGGCAAGGGAAACATGCTTAACACCAATGCCGACACCATGGCCTCTTCGTTAGCCAGCGCCCTGACACAAGAGTTCGATGTACAACTGATATATTGCTTCGAAAAGAAAGGCGTCCTCAGCAATCCTGATGATGATGACACTGTTATTACAAACTTAACATACAAACTATTCAAACAATACCAAGAAAGTGGTACTATTGCAGCAGGCATGATACCCAAACTAGATAACGGATTTAACGCACTTACAAACGGGGTTAAAAAGGTGATGATCACCAATACACAAGGACTAAAGGAAGGTATAGATACCGGAACCATACTAACGAATGAATCATGA